A single Zonotrichia albicollis isolate bZonAlb1 chromosome 28, bZonAlb1.hap1, whole genome shotgun sequence DNA region contains:
- the MAPK14 gene encoding mitogen-activated protein kinase 14 isoform X1, giving the protein MSQERPKFYRQELNKTVWEVPERYQNLSPVGSGAYGSVCSAFDTKTGLRVAVKKLSRPFQSIIHAKRTYRELRLLKHMKHENVIGLLDVFTPAKSLEEFNDVYLVTHLMGADLNNIVKCQKLTDDHVQFLIYQILRGLKYIHSADIIHRDLKPSNLAVNEDCELKILDFGLARHTDDEMTGYVATRWYRAPEIMLNWMHYNQTVDIWSVGCIMAELLTGRTLFPGTDHINQLQQIMRLTGTPPAYLINRMPSHEARNYIQSLSYMPKMNFENVFIGANPLAVDLLEKMLVLDTDKRITAAEALAHAYFAQYHDPDDEPVADPYDQSFESRELEIEEWKSLTYDEVISFVPPPLDQEEMES; this is encoded by the exons ATGTCTCAGGAGCGGCCCAAGTTCTACCGGCAGGAGCTGAACAAGACGGTGTGGGAGGTGCCCGAGCGCTACCAGAACCTCTCCCCGGTCGGCTCCGGGGCCTACGGCTCCGTCTG ctctgcctttgaCACCAAGACAGGCCTGCGGGTGGCGGTGAAGAAGCTGTCGCGGCCCTTCCAGTCCATCATCCACGCCAAGAGAACCTACCGGGAGCTGCGGCTGCTCAAGCACATGAAACACGAAAAT GTGATTGGCTTGTTGGATGTGTTCACCCCTGCCAAATCACTAGAAGAATTCAATGATGT GTACTTGGTGACACATCTCATGGGAGCAGACCTGAACAACATTGTGAAATGCCAGAAGCTCACTGATGACCACGTGCAGTTCCTCATTTACCAGATCCTTCGGGGCCTGAAG TACATCCATTCAGCTGACATAATACACAGG GATTTAAAACCCAGTAACCTAGCTGTTAATGAAGACTGTGAGCTAAAG ATCCTGGATTTCGGGCTGGCGCGGCACACGGACGATGAGATGACCGGGTACGTGGCCACGCGGTGGTACAGGGCCCCTGAGATCATGCTCAACTGGATGCACTACAACCAGACAG ttGATATTTGGTCAGTGGGATGCATTATGGCTGAGCTGTTGACTGGAAGAACATTGTTCCCTGGCACAGACC ATATTAACCAGCTTCAGCAGATCATGCGTCTGACGGGAACGCCCCCTGCCTATCTCATTAACAGGATGCCCAGCCACGAG GCAAGAAACTACATCCAGTCTTTGTCTTACATGCCAAAAATGAACTTTGAAAATGTCTTTATTGGTGCCAATCCCCTGG CCGTGGACTTGCTGGAGAAGATGCTGGTCCTGGACACGGACAAGCGCATCACGGCGGCCGAGGCGCTGGCCCACGCCTACTTCGCGCAGTACCACGACCCCGACGATGAGCCCGTGGCTGACCCCTATGACCAGTCCTTTGAAAGCAGAGAGCTTGAGATTGAAGAATGGAAAA GCCTGACTTATGATGAAGTGATCAGCTTTGTGCCACCCCCGCTCGACCAAGAGGAGATGGAGTCCTGA
- the MAPK14 gene encoding mitogen-activated protein kinase 14 isoform X2 translates to MSQERPKFYRQELNKTVWEVPERYQNLSPVGSGAYGSVCSAFDTKTGLRVAVKKLSRPFQSIIHAKRTYRELRLLKHMKHENVIGLLDVFTPAKSLEEFNDVYLVTHLMGADLNNIVKCQKLTDDHVQFLIYQILRGLKYIHSADIIHRDLKPSNLAVNEDCELKILDFGLARHTDDEMTGYVATRWYRAPEIMLNWMHYNQTVDIWSVGCIMAELLTGRTLFPGTDHIDQLKLILRLVGTPGPELLKKISSESARNYIQSLSYMPKMNFENVFIGANPLAVDLLEKMLVLDTDKRITAAEALAHAYFAQYHDPDDEPVADPYDQSFESRELEIEEWKSLTYDEVISFVPPPLDQEEMES, encoded by the exons ATGTCTCAGGAGCGGCCCAAGTTCTACCGGCAGGAGCTGAACAAGACGGTGTGGGAGGTGCCCGAGCGCTACCAGAACCTCTCCCCGGTCGGCTCCGGGGCCTACGGCTCCGTCTG ctctgcctttgaCACCAAGACAGGCCTGCGGGTGGCGGTGAAGAAGCTGTCGCGGCCCTTCCAGTCCATCATCCACGCCAAGAGAACCTACCGGGAGCTGCGGCTGCTCAAGCACATGAAACACGAAAAT GTGATTGGCTTGTTGGATGTGTTCACCCCTGCCAAATCACTAGAAGAATTCAATGATGT GTACTTGGTGACACATCTCATGGGAGCAGACCTGAACAACATTGTGAAATGCCAGAAGCTCACTGATGACCACGTGCAGTTCCTCATTTACCAGATCCTTCGGGGCCTGAAG TACATCCATTCAGCTGACATAATACACAGG GATTTAAAACCCAGTAACCTAGCTGTTAATGAAGACTGTGAGCTAAAG ATCCTGGATTTCGGGCTGGCGCGGCACACGGACGATGAGATGACCGGGTACGTGGCCACGCGGTGGTACAGGGCCCCTGAGATCATGCTCAACTGGATGCACTACAACCAGACAG ttGATATTTGGTCAGTGGGATGCATTATGGCTGAGCTGTTGACTGGAAGAACATTGTTCCCTGGCACAGACC ATATTGATCAGTTGAAGCTCATTTTGAGACTCGTTGGAACCCCAGGGCCTGAGCTTTTGAAGAAAATCTCCTCAGAGTCT GCAAGAAACTACATCCAGTCTTTGTCTTACATGCCAAAAATGAACTTTGAAAATGTCTTTATTGGTGCCAATCCCCTGG CCGTGGACTTGCTGGAGAAGATGCTGGTCCTGGACACGGACAAGCGCATCACGGCGGCCGAGGCGCTGGCCCACGCCTACTTCGCGCAGTACCACGACCCCGACGATGAGCCCGTGGCTGACCCCTATGACCAGTCCTTTGAAAGCAGAGAGCTTGAGATTGAAGAATGGAAAA GCCTGACTTATGATGAAGTGATCAGCTTTGTGCCACCCCCGCTCGACCAAGAGGAGATGGAGTCCTGA